The following proteins are co-located in the Purpureocillium takamizusanense chromosome 10, complete sequence genome:
- a CDS encoding uncharacterized protein (TransMembrane:4 (i12-34o46-69i100-122o142-160i)~COG:I~EggNog:ENOG503Q4GC) — protein MDLLISLPILSYFLSPHVASWSTSINIIFFYMTWTTLIITHPPVNVHIAGILVIRVFFWLVPSLLTLAFDTALPGLAASLKHGGAASLPPRHSRFLAQQLAVALGNLILAVAFEGFLAKAYLGFFGRTDIKTTTTLPMPMTVFTHLIVLYAAREIIVYYLHRYVLHQSSRGGHSILYEWFSHPHRSWAHYLGGAPYSLLVFADHPLPSLLLRVVPVYLPAVLLRPHLVTYFLFLILTTIEETVTMSGYAAIPGFLMSGIAQRNAIHYASGGGANFGTVGILDWLNETGGGQHVLDEIAQRY, from the coding sequence ATGGACCTCCTCATCTCGCTCCCCATCCTCTCCTACTTCCTCTCCCCGCACGTCGCCTCGTGGTCCACGTCCATCaacatcatcttcttctacatgacgtggacgacgctcatcatcacccacccgcccgtcAACGTGCAcatcgccggcatcctcgtcatccgcGTCTTCTTCTGGCTCGTCCCCTCgctcctcaccctcgcctTCGACACCGCCCtgcccggcctcgccgcctccctcaagcacggcggcgccgcctccctgccgccccgccactcgcgcttcctcgcccagcagctcgccgtcgccctcggcaacctcatcctcgccgtcgccttcgaGGGCTTCCTCGCGAAAGCCTACCTCGGCTTCTTCGGCCGCACCGACATcaagaccaccaccaccctgcccatgcccatgacCGTCTTCACCCACCTCATCGTCCTCtacgccgcccgcgagatCATCGTCTACTACCTCCACCGCTACGTCCTGCACCAGAgctcccgcggcgggcacTCCATCCTCTACGAGTGGTTCTCCCACCCGCACCGCTCCTGGGCGCActacctcggcggcgcgccctaCTCCctgctcgtcttcgccgaccaccccctcccctcgctgctgctgcgcgtcgtccccgtctacctgcccgccgtcctgCTAAGGCCCCACCTCGTCACCTacttcctcttcctcatcctcaccaccatcgaGGAGACGGTCACCATGTCGGGCTACGCCGCCATCCCGGGCTTCCTCATGTCCGGCATCGCCCAGCGCAACGCCATCCACTacgcctcgggcggcggcgccaactttggcaccgtcggcatcctcgactGGTTGaacgagacgggcggcggccagcacgtcctcgacgagattGCCCAGCGCTACTAA